The proteins below are encoded in one region of Phenylobacterium zucineum HLK1:
- a CDS encoding amylo-alpha-1,6-glucosidase has translation MDDLALAPEAHFEAASEREQRSPDRLFTLKEGDVFLVCDASGDIHGVADGLFHNDTRLLSRLILRLDGSPPALLSSAVGRDNVIFTANATNRPLTPIGAVTTPEGVVHLERKRLVWDGRLYERIRCVNYGDAPATLPLDFSFDADFKDMFEVRGQTRAQRGRRGAPTVLPNGVKFQYEGLDGARRECVIAFSEKPAHLDAHHASVRLELAPRAPKDLYLEVGPEEGPPPAARRFRRASLVAKAAMRRRLRRGGRVQTCGRLFNAWLDKSRADLALLTTDLPTGPYPYAGIPWFSTTFGRDAIITAWQLLWLDPSLAKGVLAYLAHTQAEEHSSFRDAAPGKILHEARRGEMAAQGEVPFGRYYGGVDTTCLFVALAAAYAERTGDRPFLDQIWPALLAATEWMDSFATSDPLGLIRYERGAKTGLLNQGWKDSHDSIFHADGRTPEGPIALVEVQGYAYAAYCGMARLAATRFDRDRAEAWRRRAEQIRQAVEARFWMPELSYYGIALDGENALCEVKASNAGHLLFVGLPSPDRAQAVMRTLLGGGFANGWGLRTLASDQPRYNPMSYHNGSVWPHDTALCAIGFRRYGGADAVPRLLSALFEAAVHFDMRLPELFCGFPRHAGEPPVAYPVACLPQAWAAASVFGILQACLGLHVDGWRHELHVRSPRLPWGISELRLENLPVGERRLDLVFCEADGRVMVLPGRNEEQGVPLITHT, from the coding sequence ATGGATGATCTGGCGCTTGCGCCGGAGGCGCACTTCGAGGCGGCGAGCGAGCGCGAGCAGCGCTCGCCCGACCGCCTCTTCACCCTGAAGGAGGGCGATGTCTTCCTGGTCTGCGACGCCTCAGGGGATATCCACGGCGTCGCCGACGGGCTCTTCCACAATGACACGCGGTTGCTCTCGCGGCTGATCCTGCGGCTGGACGGCAGCCCGCCGGCGCTCCTGAGCAGCGCGGTCGGGCGCGACAACGTCATCTTTACGGCCAACGCCACCAACCGCCCGCTGACGCCGATCGGCGCGGTGACCACGCCCGAAGGGGTGGTGCATCTGGAGCGGAAGCGGCTGGTCTGGGACGGTCGCCTCTACGAGCGCATCCGCTGCGTGAACTACGGCGACGCGCCGGCCACCCTGCCCCTCGACTTCAGCTTCGACGCCGACTTCAAGGACATGTTCGAGGTGCGGGGCCAGACCCGCGCCCAGAGGGGGCGCAGGGGCGCGCCGACCGTTCTGCCGAACGGGGTGAAGTTCCAGTACGAAGGCCTCGACGGCGCGCGGCGCGAATGCGTGATCGCCTTCTCGGAAAAGCCGGCGCATCTCGACGCGCACCATGCGAGCGTTCGCCTCGAGCTCGCGCCCCGCGCCCCAAAGGACCTCTATCTTGAGGTGGGACCGGAAGAGGGACCGCCGCCCGCCGCACGACGTTTCCGGCGCGCCAGCCTGGTCGCCAAGGCGGCCATGCGGCGGCGTCTGCGTCGCGGCGGTCGCGTGCAGACCTGCGGGCGGCTGTTCAACGCCTGGCTGGACAAGTCGCGAGCGGACCTGGCGCTGCTCACCACGGACCTCCCCACCGGTCCCTATCCTTACGCGGGCATCCCCTGGTTTTCGACGACCTTCGGCCGGGACGCGATCATCACGGCCTGGCAATTACTCTGGCTCGACCCCAGCCTCGCCAAGGGCGTCCTGGCCTATCTCGCCCACACCCAGGCCGAAGAGCATTCAAGCTTCCGGGACGCGGCGCCGGGCAAGATCCTGCACGAGGCGCGAAGGGGCGAAATGGCCGCCCAGGGCGAGGTGCCCTTCGGGCGCTACTATGGCGGCGTCGACACCACCTGCCTCTTCGTCGCCCTGGCCGCCGCCTACGCCGAGCGGACTGGCGACCGGCCGTTCCTCGACCAGATCTGGCCAGCGCTGCTCGCGGCCACGGAATGGATGGACAGCTTCGCGACGTCCGATCCGCTGGGCCTCATCCGCTATGAGCGGGGCGCCAAGACCGGTCTCCTGAATCAGGGCTGGAAGGATAGCCACGACTCCATCTTCCACGCCGACGGGCGGACCCCGGAGGGCCCCATCGCCTTGGTGGAGGTCCAAGGCTACGCTTACGCCGCCTATTGCGGCATGGCGCGCCTCGCCGCCACCCGCTTCGACCGCGACCGGGCCGAGGCGTGGCGGCGGCGCGCCGAGCAGATCCGCCAGGCCGTAGAGGCGCGGTTCTGGATGCCGGAGCTGAGCTATTACGGCATCGCCCTCGATGGCGAGAACGCCCTCTGTGAGGTGAAGGCCTCCAACGCGGGGCACCTGCTGTTCGTGGGACTGCCCTCGCCGGATCGGGCGCAGGCGGTGATGCGCACGCTTCTGGGCGGCGGCTTCGCCAACGGCTGGGGGTTGCGCACCCTGGCCAGCGACCAGCCGCGGTACAACCCGATGTCCTATCACAACGGCTCGGTCTGGCCGCACGACACGGCGCTCTGCGCCATCGGCTTCCGGCGATACGGCGGAGCCGACGCCGTCCCGCGTCTGCTGTCGGCGCTGTTCGAGGCGGCGGTCCACTTCGACATGCGCCTCCCCGAGCTTTTCTGCGGCTTCCCGCGGCACGCCGGCGAGCCGCCGGTGGCCTACCCGGTGGCTTGCCTGCCGCAGGCCTGGGCGGCGGCCTCAGTGTTCGGGATCCTGCAGGCCTGCCTCGGGCTGCACGTGGACGGCTGGCGCCATGAGCTGCATGTGCGCTCCCCGCGGCTGCCTTGGGGCATCAGCGAACTCAGGCTGGAGAACCTTCCCGTCGGCGAGCGCCGGCTCGACCTCGTGTTCTGCGAGGCCGATGGTCGAGTGATGGTGCTCCCGGGGCGCAACGAGGAACAGGGCGTTCCCTTGATCACCCACACCTGA
- a CDS encoding glycosyltransferase family 4 protein, with translation MKIAQVAPLYEAVPPRLYGGTERVVAHLTDALVSLGHEVTLFASGEAQTRAKLVPVRDQAIRLDPAPLKSDVAAHLAQLAEVKRRADEFDIIHFHTDLLHFPMFADLAEKTVTTLHGRLDLKDLPEAYRRWPAFPLVSISDDQRKPLPFANWIGTVHHGFPPEHYTFHVRSEGYLAFLGRISPEKRPDRAIQIAQRAGKRLKIAAKVDAADRAYFNEVIEPMIRNEPLVEFVGEINDAQKSAFLGGADALLFPIDWPEPFGLVMIEAMACGTPVIAWNCGSVPEVVEPGLTGFIVESLEDAVAAVGRVGELRRSAVRTRFETRFSALAMARRYAALYAGLRQPEPGPVAKAAGSSVKAVAA, from the coding sequence ATGAAGATTGCACAGGTCGCTCCCCTCTATGAGGCGGTCCCGCCGCGGCTGTACGGCGGAACGGAGCGTGTGGTGGCCCACCTGACCGACGCCCTGGTGTCGCTCGGCCACGAAGTGACCCTGTTCGCCAGCGGCGAGGCGCAGACGCGCGCCAAGCTCGTGCCCGTCCGCGACCAGGCGATCCGGCTGGATCCTGCGCCGCTGAAGTCGGACGTCGCGGCCCATCTGGCGCAGCTCGCCGAGGTCAAGCGCCGCGCCGACGAGTTCGACATAATCCACTTCCACACCGACCTGCTGCACTTCCCGATGTTCGCGGACCTGGCGGAAAAGACCGTCACCACCCTGCACGGGCGGCTGGACCTGAAGGATCTGCCGGAGGCCTACCGGCGCTGGCCGGCCTTCCCGTTGGTCTCGATCAGCGACGATCAGCGAAAGCCCCTGCCCTTCGCCAACTGGATCGGGACCGTGCACCACGGCTTCCCGCCCGAGCACTACACCTTCCATGTCCGCAGCGAGGGATACCTGGCCTTCCTCGGACGGATCTCCCCGGAAAAGCGTCCCGACCGTGCGATCCAGATCGCGCAACGAGCCGGCAAGCGCCTGAAGATCGCCGCCAAGGTCGACGCCGCCGACCGCGCCTACTTCAACGAGGTGATCGAGCCCATGATCCGCAACGAGCCCCTGGTGGAGTTCGTCGGCGAGATCAACGACGCCCAGAAGTCGGCCTTCCTCGGGGGCGCGGACGCGCTGCTGTTCCCCATCGACTGGCCGGAACCCTTCGGGCTGGTAATGATCGAGGCCATGGCCTGCGGCACGCCGGTGATCGCCTGGAACTGCGGCTCGGTGCCGGAGGTGGTGGAGCCCGGGCTTACCGGCTTCATCGTCGAGAGCCTGGAGGACGCGGTGGCGGCCGTCGGTCGCGTGGGCGAGCTGCGCCGCAGCGCCGTCCGCACGCGCTTTGAGACGCGCTTCTCGGCGCTCGCCATGGCGCGCCGTTACGCCGCGCTTTACGCCGGCCTCCGCCAGCCGGAGCCTGGGCCGGTGGCCAAGGCGGCCGGCTCGTCCGTGAAAGCCGTCGCCGCGTGA
- a CDS encoding helix-turn-helix domain-containing protein: protein MARADTGPDPIDVHVGLRVRLRRKALGLTQQSLAEALDLTFQQVQKYERGANRISASTLFRISQVLEVPVSYFFDGLHDPAKVAGERFAQVYDTVLQDLLLEPNGPALAEAFLSIRRRGIRKSVTDLVRAIAANDEAGQVGNEADDPSASGRAAAE from the coding sequence ATGGCGCGCGCCGACACCGGTCCTGATCCCATCGATGTGCACGTGGGTCTGCGTGTGCGCCTACGGCGTAAGGCGCTTGGCCTCACTCAGCAGAGCCTGGCCGAGGCGCTCGATCTCACCTTCCAGCAGGTGCAGAAGTACGAGCGCGGCGCGAACCGGATCAGCGCCTCCACCCTCTTCCGCATCTCCCAGGTGTTGGAGGTTCCGGTAAGCTATTTTTTCGACGGGCTGCATGACCCCGCGAAGGTGGCGGGCGAGCGCTTTGCCCAGGTCTACGACACGGTCCTGCAGGATCTGCTCCTTGAGCCGAACGGCCCCGCGCTCGCAGAAGCCTTCCTGAGCATCCGCCGGCGCGGGATCCGCAAGAGCGTCACCGATCTGGTGCGGGCCATCGCCGCGAACGACGAGGCGGGACAGGTCGGGAATGAAGCGGACGACCCCTCCGCGTCAGGACGCGCCGCCGCCGAATGA
- a CDS encoding NADPH-dependent FMN reductase — protein MDKPKIGLIVGSVRENRFADKVAPWISELAARRDDLALELVDLKDYALPFFSDPVSPAYAPSPHPESRRWQAKMAELDGYLMTAAEYNRGPTGVLKNALDHAYREYNRKPVAFVGYGSVGGARAVEQLRLIAIELQMAPIRHAVHIGGGDFYAVMKGETALKELPHLEKMADTMFDDLAWWARVLKQAREGEPSAAKAA, from the coding sequence TTGGACAAGCCGAAGATCGGCCTCATCGTCGGATCGGTCCGCGAGAACCGGTTTGCCGACAAGGTGGCGCCCTGGATCTCCGAGCTGGCGGCGCGCCGCGACGACCTCGCCCTCGAGCTCGTCGACCTGAAGGACTACGCCCTTCCCTTCTTCTCCGATCCGGTGTCTCCGGCCTATGCGCCGTCCCCCCATCCGGAGTCCCGGCGATGGCAGGCGAAGATGGCTGAGCTGGACGGCTACCTGATGACCGCGGCCGAGTACAATCGCGGGCCCACCGGCGTGCTGAAGAACGCCCTGGACCACGCCTACCGCGAGTACAACCGCAAGCCTGTCGCCTTCGTGGGCTATGGCAGCGTCGGCGGCGCGCGCGCCGTGGAGCAGCTGCGCCTGATCGCGATCGAGCTGCAGATGGCGCCGATCCGGCATGCGGTGCACATCGGCGGCGGCGACTTCTATGCCGTGATGAAGGGCGAGACGGCGCTCAAGGAACTGCCGCATCTGGAGAAGATGGCGGACACAATGTTCGACGACCTGGCCTGGTGGGCGCGGGTCCTGAAGCAAGCCCGCGAGGGTGAACCGTCGGCGGCCAAGGCGGCCTAA
- a CDS encoding gamma-glutamyl-gamma-aminobutyrate hydrolase family protein, giving the protein MDRRRPIIGVTRPSVGDLLSYLAIALAIRLAGGRPVRLSSTAWEGVALDGLVLSGGSDVFPKRFQTLPKAGYRYDHPREQMELALLERALAEDLPILGICRGAQLMNVAAGGSLHMDVAERFHPTPYPQHWFRQIHFRKVVSITPGSRLHAILGCERLWVNSIHSQAVDRLGEGLTICAREANGVPQAIERTDRDFCIGVQFHPELLLHRRPFRRLFEALVMAARAYQDHRLRQAGDHAPLGWRGGSRDLHRSA; this is encoded by the coding sequence ATGGACCGCCGCCGCCCGATCATCGGCGTCACCCGCCCGAGCGTCGGCGACCTGCTGTCCTATCTCGCCATCGCCCTGGCGATCCGCCTAGCCGGAGGCCGGCCGGTACGCCTGAGCTCCACCGCCTGGGAGGGGGTGGCCTTGGACGGCCTCGTGCTGAGCGGCGGGTCGGACGTGTTCCCCAAACGGTTCCAGACCCTGCCGAAGGCCGGCTACCGGTATGACCATCCCCGGGAGCAGATGGAGCTGGCGTTGCTCGAGCGCGCCTTGGCCGAAGACCTGCCGATCCTCGGCATCTGCCGCGGCGCCCAGCTCATGAACGTGGCCGCGGGCGGCTCCCTGCACATGGACGTGGCCGAGCGCTTTCACCCGACCCCCTATCCGCAGCACTGGTTTCGACAGATCCATTTCCGCAAGGTCGTCTCGATCACCCCGGGCAGCCGCCTTCACGCCATCCTGGGCTGCGAGCGGCTATGGGTGAACTCCATCCACAGCCAGGCCGTCGACCGGCTGGGCGAGGGTCTGACCATCTGCGCGCGAGAAGCCAATGGCGTGCCGCAGGCCATCGAGCGAACCGACCGCGACTTCTGCATCGGGGTCCAGTTCCATCCCGAGCTGCTGCTGCACCGCAGACCCTTCCGGCGGCTCTTCGAAGCCCTGGTTATGGCCGCGCGCGCCTACCAGGACCATCGGCTCCGCCAGGCGGGCGACCACGCACCTTTGGGCTGGCGCGGCGGATCACGGGACCTACATCGCTCCGCGTGA
- a CDS encoding carboxylate--amine ligase: MDTTNADLRSGRVIVTYGRSLMALTIAHSLGRRGVEVIGCDDVGLTAVSFSRFAKKHFTHAPAAEEPERFIDELEAAIVRHKPQDDRPYVLIPCFQETRIIARHAERLSRHIRVAAPPIDAIAAVDPKDALMRTAHAMGLNAPRTWTDAELRAGGARPDRFPLVAKPVRGVGGRGVRRLSDAAALDLTLAGPTEPLLIQDYVTGQDFCLTALYDQGVRLASAAYHNLSQFPRGAGAGVLRETVDDRPFLATADALFGPLGWTGVVEVDFRWDGTSDPFLIEVNPRFWAGLFHTVESGVDFPWMLYELAVTGRVATPAAPKLGQRTKVGALHLLSAIQEVADSEEGFAGLREAWGQSVHLFQSGRLLDASRELARGLAAGPDLGRAAQRLREALRTAKNAPNELFRSDDPLVSLGALFVVASLIRHGKLPPELKYDPDARGLVVE, translated from the coding sequence ATGGACACGACGAACGCAGATCTGAGATCCGGACGGGTGATCGTCACCTACGGGCGCAGCCTGATGGCCCTGACGATCGCCCATTCCCTCGGCCGGCGGGGCGTCGAGGTGATCGGCTGCGACGACGTCGGTCTCACCGCCGTCTCCTTCTCCCGGTTCGCCAAGAAGCACTTCACGCACGCGCCGGCCGCCGAGGAACCGGAGCGCTTCATCGACGAGCTGGAAGCGGCGATCGTCCGCCACAAGCCCCAGGATGACCGCCCCTATGTGCTCATCCCCTGCTTCCAGGAGACGCGGATCATCGCGCGGCACGCCGAGCGCCTGTCACGCCACATTCGGGTCGCGGCGCCGCCGATCGACGCCATCGCCGCGGTCGACCCGAAGGACGCGCTGATGCGCACGGCCCACGCCATGGGGCTCAACGCCCCGCGCACCTGGACGGACGCCGAGCTCCGCGCCGGCGGCGCGCGGCCCGACCGGTTCCCGTTGGTCGCCAAGCCCGTTCGGGGCGTGGGCGGCCGGGGCGTGCGACGGCTGTCGGACGCCGCAGCGCTGGACTTGACGCTGGCTGGCCCGACCGAGCCCCTGCTCATCCAGGACTACGTCACAGGACAAGACTTCTGCCTGACCGCGCTCTACGACCAGGGCGTCCGGCTGGCGAGCGCCGCCTACCATAACCTGTCGCAGTTCCCCCGGGGGGCCGGCGCCGGCGTGCTGCGCGAGACGGTCGACGATCGGCCGTTCCTAGCGACGGCCGACGCCCTCTTCGGCCCGCTCGGCTGGACAGGGGTCGTCGAGGTCGACTTCCGCTGGGACGGGACAAGCGATCCCTTCCTGATCGAGGTCAATCCGCGCTTCTGGGCCGGCCTCTTCCACACAGTCGAGTCCGGCGTCGACTTTCCCTGGATGCTCTACGAGCTCGCCGTCACCGGGCGGGTGGCGACCCCGGCCGCTCCCAAGCTTGGCCAACGCACCAAGGTCGGGGCGCTGCACCTCCTTTCCGCAATCCAGGAGGTCGCGGATTCCGAAGAGGGGTTCGCGGGCCTGCGGGAGGCGTGGGGTCAATCCGTGCACCTCTTCCAATCGGGCCGGCTGTTGGACGCCTCGCGCGAGCTCGCCCGAGGCCTGGCGGCGGGGCCAGACCTCGGGCGCGCCGCCCAGCGCCTGCGCGAGGCGCTGCGCACGGCCAAGAACGCGCCGAACGAGCTCTTCCGCTCCGACGATCCGCTGGTCAGCCTCGGCGCGCTCTTCGTCGTGGCCTCGCTGATCCGTCACGGCAAGCTGCCGCCGGAACTCAAATACGATCCCGACGCGCGGGGCCTGGTGGTGGAGTGA
- a CDS encoding 2,3-bisphosphoglycerate-dependent phosphoglycerate mutase, which yields MARLILLRHGESQWNATNRFTGWANVDLTAAGEAQALWAGRLLAAHELRVATAFTSVLTRAIRTLWIALHASGQAFVPEHKTWRLNERHYGGLTGLDKTEAAKRFGAEQVARWRRGYADRPPPMNDPEHARLQADRRYRDTPVPRTESLKDVVARLGPWRAELDRALEAGPVLVVAHGNSLRALVSQLLRLDPAQVPGFEIPLANPLLMELDPDGRAREPRYLDADRAARLPHPA from the coding sequence ATGGCCCGCCTGATCCTCCTCCGCCACGGGGAGAGCCAGTGGAACGCGACCAACCGGTTCACCGGCTGGGCTAACGTCGACCTGACCGCGGCGGGCGAAGCGCAGGCGCTGTGGGCGGGGCGCCTGCTGGCTGCGCACGAGCTGCGGGTCGCGACGGCGTTCACCTCGGTGCTGACGCGGGCCATCCGCACGCTCTGGATCGCCTTACACGCCAGCGGCCAGGCCTTCGTGCCCGAACACAAGACCTGGCGGCTCAACGAACGCCACTACGGCGGCCTCACAGGGCTCGATAAGACCGAGGCGGCGAAGCGGTTCGGCGCCGAGCAGGTCGCCCGCTGGCGGCGCGGCTACGCCGACCGACCGCCGCCGATGAACGACCCAGAACACGCGCGTCTGCAAGCCGATCGCCGCTACCGGGACACGCCTGTGCCGCGGACCGAAAGCCTCAAGGATGTCGTCGCACGGCTCGGGCCATGGCGCGCCGAGCTGGATCGCGCGCTGGAGGCCGGGCCGGTTCTGGTCGTCGCCCACGGCAACAGCCTGCGCGCCCTGGTGAGCCAGCTGTTGCGCCTGGACCCGGCCCAGGTCCCCGGTTTCGAGATCCCGCTCGCAAATCCGCTGCTTATGGAGTTGGACCCAGACGGCCGGGCGCGCGAGCCGCGTTACCTCGACGCCGACCGCGCCGCCCGGCTTCCGCACCCGGCGTGA
- a CDS encoding ZIP family metal transporter, producing MDWPLVLTGLAGSTAAGVATGVGALPVFFIRTLSPRLQGAFLGFAAGVMLTAAFQSLISPALDLAGAHTAGPVVGHLEVVLGLALGAFAVQLANRYAPHEHFVIGIEGVPAESLQRIWLIVIAIALHNVPEGLAVGVSFGGPDISNGTSAALGIGLQNLPEGLAVAAALASINYPRWVAFSVALLTGLLEPVSGFVGIALVSWIEGLLPWALAFAAGAMVWVVSAEIIPETHTKGHQGTATSALMGGLILMVVIDAVLGGS from the coding sequence ATGGATTGGCCGCTCGTGCTGACCGGCCTGGCGGGAAGCACGGCGGCGGGCGTGGCGACCGGCGTCGGCGCCTTGCCGGTCTTTTTCATCCGCACCCTTTCGCCGCGCCTGCAGGGCGCGTTCCTGGGCTTCGCCGCGGGCGTCATGCTGACGGCCGCCTTCCAGTCCCTCATCTCGCCAGCGCTCGACTTGGCCGGGGCGCATACGGCCGGGCCTGTGGTCGGCCACCTGGAGGTGGTCCTGGGCCTGGCGCTCGGCGCGTTCGCCGTGCAGCTCGCCAACCGCTATGCGCCGCACGAACACTTCGTCATCGGCATCGAAGGCGTGCCGGCCGAGTCGCTGCAGCGGATCTGGCTGATCGTCATCGCGATCGCGCTCCACAACGTCCCGGAGGGATTGGCCGTCGGGGTGAGCTTCGGCGGCCCCGATATCTCGAACGGGACGAGCGCGGCGCTGGGGATCGGCCTGCAGAACTTGCCCGAGGGCCTTGCGGTCGCCGCCGCCCTGGCCAGCATCAACTACCCCCGCTGGGTGGCGTTTTCGGTGGCGCTGCTGACCGGTCTTCTGGAGCCCGTCAGCGGCTTCGTCGGCATCGCCCTCGTGTCCTGGATTGAGGGCCTGTTGCCTTGGGCGCTGGCGTTCGCCGCCGGCGCCATGGTCTGGGTCGTCAGCGCCGAGATCATCCCGGAGACTCACACCAAAGGCCATCAGGGGACCGCCACCAGCGCCCTGATGGGCGGCCTCATCCTGATGGTGGTGATCGACGCCGTGCTGGGCGGTTCGTGA
- a CDS encoding class I SAM-dependent methyltransferase, which yields MQQPNTLAPGAIFNQDVADAYDQRNSALAPISDGLHFLLRLVLEDLPVDARVLSVGVGTGAEILSLAAAFPGWSFVGVDPSPEMLAVGRRRLEQAGVLQRCELLQGYAGDAPREEFDTAVSLLVAHFIPREDRPAFYAAIHDRLKPRGCFVSAEISGDLAAPDFPEMLQDWRRIQRLMGATPESLAKLEAMMREVLGVLTPAETESLWKAADFRAPIPFFQAFMIRGWHAARD from the coding sequence ATGCAGCAGCCGAACACGCTTGCCCCTGGCGCCATCTTCAACCAGGACGTGGCGGACGCTTACGACCAGCGGAACAGCGCGCTTGCGCCGATTTCCGATGGTCTGCACTTCCTCCTGCGCCTCGTTCTGGAGGATCTACCGGTCGATGCCCGGGTGTTATCCGTCGGCGTCGGGACGGGCGCGGAGATCCTGTCCCTGGCCGCAGCCTTCCCAGGGTGGTCGTTCGTCGGCGTTGACCCCTCGCCAGAGATGCTGGCCGTCGGGAGGCGCCGGCTCGAGCAAGCGGGCGTCCTGCAGCGTTGCGAGCTCCTGCAAGGCTATGCCGGTGACGCGCCTCGCGAGGAGTTCGACACCGCCGTCAGCCTGCTGGTCGCGCACTTCATCCCACGAGAAGACCGACCCGCCTTCTATGCGGCCATCCATGATCGCCTGAAGCCGCGCGGCTGCTTTGTGAGCGCCGAGATCAGCGGCGACCTGGCGGCCCCGGACTTCCCAGAGATGCTGCAGGACTGGAGACGCATTCAGCGCCTGATGGGCGCGACGCCGGAGTCGCTGGCGAAACTGGAAGCGATGATGCGGGAGGTGCTGGGCGTCCTCACCCCCGCGGAGACGGAGAGCCTGTGGAAAGCAGCGGATTTTCGCGCGCCGATCCCGTTTTTCCAAGCCTTCATGATCCGGGGCTGGCACGCGGCGCGGGACTAA
- a CDS encoding diacylglycerol/lipid kinase family protein, which translates to MSWTPAVDLKSAKIAAVVNVASGRCSRATGAALRGQLARHGLEPAHLWCGLGADLPGVLDEVLADKPDVLIVLGGDGTIRTAAERCEPGGPLLMPLPGGTMNVLPRALYGGRTWRQALDAVAARPQVRPVTGAEVAVLCPLASARLDPGEARLEAAVIHPEGPIDAVRLVLSAAFRDWRADPDVHCAMAETIEVLGNGPFPGLLDGERFTFEGSLKVRLVPEAFLALTPG; encoded by the coding sequence ATGAGCTGGACCCCCGCCGTGGACCTGAAGTCGGCTAAGATCGCGGCCGTGGTGAACGTCGCCAGCGGCCGGTGCAGCCGCGCGACGGGCGCGGCCCTGCGCGGTCAGCTGGCGCGCCACGGCCTGGAGCCGGCGCACCTCTGGTGCGGTCTGGGCGCGGACCTGCCGGGCGTCCTCGACGAGGTGCTGGCGGACAAGCCCGATGTGCTCATCGTGCTGGGCGGCGACGGCACGATCCGGACCGCCGCCGAGCGCTGCGAGCCCGGCGGGCCCCTCCTGATGCCGCTGCCGGGCGGGACGATGAACGTGTTGCCGCGCGCGCTCTATGGCGGCCGCACCTGGCGCCAAGCCCTCGACGCGGTGGCCGCCCGGCCGCAGGTGCGCCCAGTGACAGGGGCCGAGGTCGCCGTCCTCTGCCCGTTGGCCTCCGCACGGCTCGACCCCGGCGAGGCCCGCCTGGAGGCGGCGGTTATCCACCCGGAGGGGCCCATCGACGCCGTTCGGCTGGTGTTGAGCGCGGCCTTCCGCGACTGGCGGGCCGATCCGGACGTCCATTGCGCCATGGCCGAAACCATTGAAGTGCTCGGCAATGGTCCCTTTCCCGGCCTGCTCGATGGAGAGCGCTTCACGTTCGAAGGCTCGCTGAAGGTCCGGCTCGTCCCTGAGGCGTTTCTGGCGCTGACCCCCGGCTGA
- a CDS encoding DUF5961 family protein, translating into MSPTSSQSRRKPEPCSSPAPGRFYAYATNEGPCSGHKVQDADTFTDAAIGFLECWGLADEAAEEVSVTVIDCERGEEQCFRIAVATGAMWAC; encoded by the coding sequence ATGAGTCCCACGTCCTCTCAATCGCGCCGCAAGCCCGAGCCCTGTTCGAGCCCCGCGCCCGGGCGCTTCTACGCCTACGCGACCAACGAGGGCCCCTGCTCGGGTCACAAGGTTCAGGACGCCGACACCTTCACGGACGCCGCGATCGGGTTCCTCGAGTGCTGGGGTCTGGCCGACGAGGCCGCCGAGGAGGTCTCGGTCACCGTCATCGATTGCGAGAGGGGCGAAGAGCAGTGCTTCCGGATCGCCGTCGCGACCGGGGCGATGTGGGCCTGTTGA
- a CDS encoding Hsp20/alpha crystallin family protein — MANRNARDWMWSEAVQMLARADRLHRQVFRPGASAHTTYWEPPIDLLETAGDVQIIAALPGVDPSGVQVFIDGDALVITGRRDPSPCMRRAVIHHMELPQGQFARRVPLPAGHYGRIDWQAEHGCLTVTLRKAGQNR; from the coding sequence ATGGCGAACCGAAACGCGCGCGATTGGATGTGGTCCGAAGCCGTGCAGATGCTGGCGCGCGCCGACCGGCTGCACCGACAGGTGTTCCGGCCGGGGGCGAGCGCACATACCACCTATTGGGAGCCGCCCATCGACCTCTTGGAGACGGCCGGCGACGTGCAGATCATCGCCGCCCTGCCCGGGGTCGATCCTAGCGGCGTGCAGGTCTTCATCGACGGGGACGCTCTGGTGATCACGGGGCGCCGCGACCCCTCTCCGTGCATGCGTCGGGCGGTGATCCATCACATGGAGCTGCCGCAGGGCCAGTTCGCCCGCCGGGTCCCGCTTCCGGCGGGACACTACGGCCGGATCGACTGGCAGGCGGAGCATGGGTGCCTGACGGTTACCTTGCGCAAGGCGGGGCAGAACCGATGA